The following are encoded together in the Kwoniella europaea PYCC6329 chromosome 1, complete sequence genome:
- a CDS encoding transketolase, with protein MTQVTVGHQANGHSNKLEKKAATTDKVASPGDEQLVLNTIRCLAADLCQQYKGGHPGTVMGAAAIGIALWRYEMRYNPANPEWFNRDRFILSAGHACLFQYIFLHLSGYEAWSLDQVKKYHSPATKGSMAAGHPEIEYPGIEVTTGPLGQGISNAVGMAIASKQLAATYNKDDLKPIDNKIWCFTGDGCLQEGVGQESISLAGHLGLDNLILVYDNNSVTVDGRIDNCFTEDTSAKLVAQGWHVIDVYDGSNDLAAILEGFDKAKQLKAKPVFLNIRTVIGYSSRKANTGPAHGQALGDEEVAYVKTQLGFRPEEKFVIPQRVYEYFSECRTKGGEAEADWNVLFKQYQEKYPGDYKELSQRIKGEWASEGWDALLPSKADLPQAAQPTRKSSGIVVQALVPKFNSFVAGSADLLESTFVSFKDQVEFQKPDSGLGDYTGRQIRFGIREFAMVGLGNGIAAYQKGMFIPIMSTFFMFWIYAAPAARMAALQGLRFIGIATHDSIGIGEDGPTHQPIALASFYRALPNINLIRPADAEECMGMWQLALDDKSKDTPSIFALSRQPVPLLDGSDRSKVQLGAYVVHGRDVEEPELTIIATGAEVARAIETAKLLQTIKRVRVVSMPSQRHFDQQSPEYRESVLKQTSSLVVAIEAWASYGWARYAHASLSMHTFGHSAPQQQLYEYFGFEPDNMATKIDSWAASWKSKGRLPGLGEFEELLLGYVRH; from the exons ATGACTCAAGTAACAGTAGGTCATCAGGCCAACGGCCACTCCAACAAGCTGGAAAAGAAGGCAGCTACGACTGACAAAGTCGCTTCA CCTGGAGATGAACAACTCGTCCTGAACACCATCAGATGCCTCGCTGCGGATCTATGTCAGCAA TACAAGGGTGGACATCCTGGTACAGTGATGGGGGCAGCGGCAATAGGAATTGCGTTATGGAGATACGAAATGCGTTATAACCCTGCCAACCCAGAGTGGTTCAATCGGGATC GCTTTATCCTCTCTGCTGGCCATGCTTGTCTCTTCCAATACATTTTTCTCCATTTGTCCGGCTATGAAGCTTGGTCCTTAGACCAGGTGAAGAAATACCACTCACCAGCTACGAAAGGCTCAATGGCAGCAGGTCATCCCGAGATAGAATATCCAG GTATCGAGGTGACCACTGGCCCTCTAGGTCAAGGTATATCCAACGCCGTTGGCATGGCCATTGCCTCAAAACAATTAGCAGCAACATACAATAAAGACGACCTGAAGCCGATAGACAATAAGATATGGTGTTTCACGGGAGATGGTTGCTTGCAAGAAGGTGTAGGGCaagaat CCATCTCGTTAGCTGGACACCTTGGTCTGGATAACCTGATCCTTGTATATGATAACAACAGTGTCACGGTCGATGGACGCATAGATAACTGTTTTACGGAGGATACTTCGGCCAAATTAGTTGCCCAAGGTTGGCATGTGATTGATGTGTATGATGGGTCcaacgat CTCGCCGCCATTTTGGAAGGCTTCGACAAAGCCAAGCAGCTTAAAGCAAAGCCCGTATTCCTTAATATCCGCACCGTCATCGGATATTCTTCTCGTAAGGCCAACACTGGCCCAGCTCACGGTCAAGCCctgggtgatgaagaggtagcATACGTCAAGACTCAGCTGGGCTTCAGGCCTGAAGAGAAGTTTGTGATCCCTCAGAGAGTGTACGAATACTTTTCAGAATGTAGAACCAAAGGTGGAGAGGCTGAGGCGGACTGGAACGTTCTGTTCAAACAATATCAAGAGAAATACCCTGGTGACTACAAAGAGCTCTCGCAAAGAATCAAGGGGGAATGGGCATCCGAAGGATGGGATGCCCTCTTACCCAGTAAAGCAGATTTGCCTCAAGCCGCTCAGCCTACTCGAAAATCAAGTGGAATTGTGGTTCAAGCTTTGGTCCCAAAATTCAACTCTTTCGTCGCGGGCTCTGCGGATCTCCTGGAGTCAACGTTTGTCAGCTTCAAAGACCAAGTAGAATTccaaaag CCGGATTCAGGTCTCGGCGATTACACAGGGAGACAAATCAGGTTCGGGATCCGTGAATTCGCCATGGTCGGTCTTGGTAATGGTATTGCTGCCTACCAGAAGGGAATGTTCATACC TATCATGTCCACATTCTTCATGTTTTGGATCTATGCTGCACCCGCGGCAAGAATGGCAGCTTTACAAGGGCTTCGTTTCATTGGTATTGCGACTCACGATTCGATCGGTATAGGGGAAGATG GTCCAACACATCAGCCTATTGCCCTCGCCTCTTTTTATCGAGCACTGCccaatatcaatctgatcAGACCGGCGGATGCTGAAGAGTGTATGGGAATGTGGCAACTCGCTCTCGATGACAAATCTAAGGACACCCCTTCGATCTTCGCCCTTTCGAGACAACCTGTTCCACTTCTTGATGGCTCTGACCGTTCAAAGGTCCAACTCGGTGCATATGTTGTACACGGCCGCGATGTAGAAGAGCCCGAATTGACTATCATCGCTACTGGAGCGGAAGTGGCCAGAGCTATCGAAACCGCTAAACTGCTCCAAACAATAAAGAGGGTCCGAGTCGTCTCAATGCCTTCACAGCGTCACTTTGACCAACAATCGCCAGAATACAGAGAATCAGTATTGAAGCAGACGTCGAGCTTGGTCGTAGCTATCGAAGCTTGGGCATCTTACGGCTGGGCCAGGTACGCTCATGCTTCGCTGTCCATGCACACTTTT GGTCACTCGGCTCCCCAGCAACAATTATACGAGTACTTCGGATTCGAACCCGACAATATGGCTACAAAGATCGATAGCTGGGCTGCCAGCTGGAAGTCCAAAGGTCGTTTGCCAGGTTTGGGGGAATTTGAAGAACTTTTGCTCGGGTATGTTCGGCACTGA
- a CDS encoding chlorophyll synthesis pathway protein BchC: MSNIEVKSDNPSFVLHGIEDVKFENRSVPEIKNDECLVTVSKTGICGSDVHYLLHGRIGDFVLEQPMCLGHESSGVVVKLGPGVKNDGRIKVGERVAMEPGVSCRTCTECKSGMYELCPHMAFAATPPTQFGTLCRYYVLPADMLHPIPETVSFEDGAMMEPLSVGVHSVHSLGQLQSDQVVIVFGAGPVGLLCMAVAKALGARRVIAVDIQQERLDFARSYAASDIFLPGARDPNESMEDYCARVTEEIKTTLNIPSRDHGAVDLAIEASGAPTCIQMGINILKPAGTYVQVGMGRNMNVPLPLFHVINKQLKVLGSFRYGPGDYPLAISLVERGLVDLKPLVTHRFEFEDAKQAFEVTKLGRDEGGKGVIKAIISGPK; this comes from the exons ATGTCAAACATCGAGGTCAAATCAGATAACCCTTCGTTCGTGCTACACGgtatcgaagatgtcaaattCGAAAAC CGATCAGTACCAGAGATCAAGAACGATGAATGTCTCGTAACAGTATCAAAAACGGGTATATGCGGATCAGACGTTCATTACCTTTTACACGGTCGCATTGGCGATTTCGTATTGGAACAACCCATGTGCTTGGGACACGAGTCCAGTGGTGTAGTAGTCAAATTAGGACCTGGCGTGAAGAATGATGGTAGGATCAAAGTGGGTGAGAGAGTCGCGATGGAACCTGGAGTTAGTTGTAGGACTTGTACGGAATGTAAGAGTGGAATGTACGAG CTGTGCCCTCACATGGCTTTCGCTGCTACACCTCCAACTCAATTCGGGACATTGTGTCGATACT ACGTCCTCCCCGCCGATATGCTCCACCCTATTCCCGAAACCGTCTCATTCGAAGACGGTGCCATGATGGAACCTTTGTCCGTTGGTGTCCACTCTGTCCACTCGCTCGGTCAGCTCCAATCAGATCAAGTTGTCATTGTCTTTGGTGCTGGTCCTGTCGGTCTGCTCTGTATGGCAGTTGCCAAAGCGTTGGGTGCTAGGCGAGTCATCGCGGTGGATATTCAGCAGGAAAGATTGGACTTTGCGAGATCTTACGCTGCTAGTGATATCTTCTTACCT GGCGCTCGTGACCCCAACGAATCCATGGAAGACTACTGTGCTCGAGTGACCGAAGAAATCAAGACCACCCTCAACATCCCTTCTCGAGACCATGGCGCTGTTGACCTCGCCATCGAAGCCTCAGGTGCACCGACCTGTATCCAAATGGGTATCAACATCTTGAAACCTGC CGGTACATACGTTCAAGTAGGTATGGGACGAAACATGAACGTTCCCCTTCCTCTGTTCCACGTAATCAACAAACAACTCAAGGTATTGGGTTCATTCCGATATGGACCTGGTGATTACCCCTTGGCGATATCTTTGGTCGAAAGGGGCTTGGTGGATCTCAAGCCATTGGTCACTCATCGATTCGAATTTGAGGATGCCAAACAGGCCTTTGAAGTGACCAAACTAGGTAGGGATGAGGGTGGGAAGGGAGTCATTAAGGCTATCATCAGTGGACCAAAGTAA